Below is a window of Syntrophomonas wolfei subsp. wolfei str. Goettingen G311 DNA.
GGATTCCTATATTGCTTGATACGTGTGATCAACTGGGAATGTTGCAGGATGCTGGAACCAATAACTTTTGCGGCGCACAAGACCTATTTATGAAAATGGTAAGTACAGTTCTGGAAAACGGTTTAAAAGCTGAATTAGGCGAGAAGTAAGATTACTCCAAATATGACTGCCACAATAGCTATAGCGAGAAAACCATGAGAACCGGCTTCGGAGAATGAGATGTCGTTGTTCCTAAAGATAGCCATTTTAATACGCAACTCATTAAGAAACAACAGTAACTCTTACTGGCGACTATGCTATTATTCAGCTAAGTACCTAACAGGTCATAGAATATCAACGTTTTCAATGACCATAAGGGGCGAAAAAACTATATATATTTCCTGGGGGGTCCAGGTAGTAATAAGGCAAATTTAATTATTTTTCGATGCCCAACCCCTCTTAATTAAAACATTAAATTCTATATGTTTTCCAGTAGTCTGTATAATTAAAACTTACACAGTTTGGCCATTATTGTAATATTTATTTCTTCAATTCAATTAGTATCTTAAATGGTTATTTAATATGAGACTACCAATAATGTCTCTTCCTTTGCTACCAAAAACTATGGGCAATATTGTTTCTGACCTATTTCTTATTAGAATTGCCTGATTGCCGTTTTTCCCAATCAGAATATTCCTTTGCCTTGTTGGCTGGGATTACAACAACTTTTTTCTCCAAAAAATCAGTGTTTAGCTTAAAAGCTTCGTTTGCAAACCTCTTCTCGGAAAATCCTCGTTTCAAATGGGTCTCATTCAAAATGATACCCTTTGAACAATCTTAACGTTTGTTTACCTAACACTAACTCGATCAATAGTCTTTAGTCATGTTCTCCCCTAATATTGCAGCTATAGGCTGGAGCATAACTTCTTTTGTTAATAAACTATTAGGTGCATCTTCTGTTATACTCAACCATTTCTCTAAAAGCCTAATGTATAGCGTTTTTGCCAAGTATAACAAAAGCCGCATTAAGGTACTGTTATACAACGTGCAGGTTATGTTATATTAAGATACAAAACCCTGTATACAGGGTTTTGTAGGCACGTTTGATTTTTAGGATATTAATCTAATTCTTTAACCGAACATATTAAGTCGTCTTTAACAATGGCTATACATAGGGCTTTATAAATTTATTACCTGTTAAATATAACATTTTCCGCACCAAGTATAACAAAACCTGCACTAAAGGTTCTACGAGACTAACAATGATTTTAAGGCTACTTATTCCACACGAAAGAAACTTATTATATACCACAAGGCAACACTAAATGCACCAAAAAACTGATCCATCATATAGAGCGGCTATTCCGATCGGGAAATAATACTAAAAGCCATAATAATAGGCGATCTATTTTTTATGTTTACGTTTACAGAAAGATATGACGCACAGGGGCAGGGATTTAATCCCTGCCCCTGTGCGTCTGGCCTGAAATTGTTCGAGATTTATATCTATGCTTTTTGGCGTGATCCAACTACCAGTAGTTCTTGTTGTCGCCTGTAAGTAATTCTTTATGACTTTATACCGAGTCTTTTAAAAGCTCTTGTAACAATGGCACCCGTTATATATTTAGGATTAGAATTCTGTATCTCAATTATTACGTCCCTTGCCTCCCGGGCAGGTAGACCTCCAGATTCTACTAAGATGCAGATAAGCTCTACCCCCCAAATTAATGGTACCCCTTCCGCCTCGCATTTCTGTCTCAAAGGTTTATCATTTGTAACACAAGTCCAACCATTTTGTTTGGCCATTATAAGACATAGTTTATCTTCAAAAGATAAAGAACTCAGCTCTTCTTTCACTGCCAACGCGACCTGCTCTAATTCTGGTTCAACAAGCTTTATACCCGATTCATTACAATAATCTTCGTTAATCTCGCTAACCTCATTAAAAATAGGCGTAGGCAAATAAATCTGACCTACATAGTTACATATCAAACTAAGTAACGATATGTCAGTTACACAAAAATCGATCAGAACATTTGCATCAAGTATTAACAAAGATCTCTTCTTTTTCCGCATTTGCCTATACCCATGAAGAAACTAATTCTCTCATCGAACCAAGATCGATTTTAAGAATCTCTGCTCCCCGACTCATTGTAATTTTGTCTTTCTCGATTGCTTGCCGTACCAGCCTAGATAAGCGATCTTCAATAAAGTGGGACGACAAGAGCGAATTAGGTTCCCTTGACCGCAGAGCTTCTGGCGAGTGTTGAAATTTATCTTGGGTTAAGGCCTCTGGTTCATCTTTAATCCCGAGGCTTTTCCCGGTTTTAGCTTTATAGGCTGCATAAAACCTTCCCCAAATACCATTCCCATATTTTTCAGAAAGCCGATATAACACAGTCTTGTAACTAACCTGGAATATCCCCTTAACCTTAAATACCCTGTTAACCAAAGGTACCCCATAAGTATCTTCCCATTCACGCCAAAAGGCTTCTTCGGGCATTAGGAAATACGAAGCAAAGATATCCGCTTCTTTCTCTTCAGCTTTATTCTCGACACTCTCATCAATGTTATAAGAATCCAAATGCAGAAGTAGATGTCCTAATTCGTGAGCAGCACTAAAGATCCATCTTTCAACCGAAATCCGGTCCCAAACATTAACAATAATTGCCGGTCCCCCCTCATCTTTTGCAACGGATAGCCCAAAGAACTTATCGGAGGTCAGCTTATATGGATATACTTTTATTCCACCTGATTCTAGCAAACCGGCAATATCCCGAATGGGTTCTTTTGGTTTTAATTTAAGTGTCACTCTAGCTTCTTTAGCTGCAAATTTAGCCCGTTCTTCTCCATCAGGGAGTGAATCAAGACGATTAGCGAGAGCCTGGAATTTATATTCCTTACTGTCATTTAATACTTTTTCCAAATAACTAAAATCATCTAGCCACCGCGCTACCTCAATCAAGATGCTTTCCCTACTATGCATTTTCTTTAAGGCTCTGAATCTAACCTTTTCCATAGTTCGAACAGAAACGAAGAGATCTTGAAGCTTAATTCCGGCTCCTAATGCGATGTTCTGTAAAGTCGAAACTTTCGGGGTTGATTTACCGCTTTCAATATTCCGATAAGCTACTCTAGAGATTCCAGCCATGTTGGCCATCTCCTCTTGAGTATACCCCTTAGCTTCCCGAAGTCGCCGTAGATTCATAGCAATATTATTTTGATCCATATTCACCATCTCTTTTTTTATTATTTACTATATTATATCATAAATTCATTATTTGTATGTATGATAACTCTACTTGTCTTAAAATAATTTTGGGTTTATAATTGCAGTGGGTAACTAAATGCTTGAAAGGGGTAATGACATTTGAAAGATCAGAAAAGTAAGAAGAACATCGGCCAGGATGTCCTTCTTACTAAGTTTTCAATTGCTAGCGAAAGTAGATAGAAAGGTCCGGGGACCCTGCTATCTCGCCATGTCCGTAGGAATTATGCCATATGACTATTCCCTT
It encodes the following:
- a CDS encoding XRE family transcriptional regulator — protein: MDQNNIAMNLRRLREAKGYTQEEMANMAGISRVAYRNIESGKSTPKVSTLQNIALGAGIKLQDLFVSVRTMEKVRFRALKKMHSRESILIEVARWLDDFSYLEKVLNDSKEYKFQALANRLDSLPDGEERAKFAAKEARVTLKLKPKEPIRDIAGLLESGGIKVYPYKLTSDKFFGLSVAKDEGGPAIIVNVWDRISVERWIFSAAHELGHLLLHLDSYNIDESVENKAEEKEADIFASYFLMPEEAFWREWEDTYGVPLVNRVFKVKGIFQVSYKTVLYRLSEKYGNGIWGRFYAAYKAKTGKSLGIKDEPEALTQDKFQHSPEALRSREPNSLLSSHFIEDRLSRLVRQAIEKDKITMSRGAEILKIDLGSMRELVSSWV